The proteins below are encoded in one region of uncultured Eubacteriales bacterium:
- a CDS encoding conserved hypothetical protein (Evidence 4 : Homologs of previously reported genes of unknown function), producing MDIYSITDPVFKPYGRAVKGFPVEELMAALAQTPLPEDTAYVPEEPLLQALSAAGSCAAHLYGGMPVQLGWCNGRNTKLNCLEYHRDSEFNLGTEDFVLLLARQEELEDGWLDTARVRAFRVPAGILVEVYATTLHYAPCHVDPQRGFRVMVALPAGTNLDKPDITPYTAEDGLLWARNKWLLAHGESAEAGQGAAIRLRGENIDLQDSF from the coding sequence ATGGATATTTATTCTATAACAGACCCTGTATTCAAGCCTTACGGACGGGCGGTGAAGGGCTTTCCGGTGGAAGAACTGATGGCGGCTCTGGCGCAGACGCCGCTGCCCGAGGACACGGCCTACGTGCCGGAGGAGCCCCTCTTGCAGGCACTGTCCGCCGCCGGGTCGTGCGCCGCGCACCTCTATGGCGGCATGCCCGTTCAGCTGGGCTGGTGCAATGGGCGCAATACAAAGCTTAACTGCCTTGAATACCACCGGGACAGCGAGTTCAACCTGGGGACCGAGGACTTTGTTCTCCTGCTGGCGCGGCAGGAGGAGCTGGAGGACGGCTGGCTTGATACTGCCCGGGTCAGGGCCTTCCGCGTGCCTGCCGGCATTTTGGTGGAGGTCTACGCCACCACGCTGCACTATGCCCCCTGCCATGTGGACCCACAGAGGGGATTTCGCGTGATGGTGGCCCTGCCCGCAGGGACGAACCTAGACAAGCCTGATATCACGCCGTACACGGCGGAGGACGGGTTGCTTTGGGCGCGCAACAAGTGGCTGCTGGCCCACGGTGAGTCCGCCGAGGCTGGGCAGGGCGCGGCCATTCGCCTGCGGGGAGAGAACATCGACCTGCAGGACAGTTTTTGA
- the xylB gene encoding Xylulose kinase — MLYIGIDLGTSACKLLLVDGQGAVLNTVSREYPLSFPKPGWSEQNPDDWWRACLAGVPQLLEGFDAKEVRGLGVGGQMHGLVALGGGDEVLRPAILWNDGRTADEVEYLNGTIGRAVLSARTANIAFAGFTAPKLLWMRRHEPELFSRIEKIMLPKDYLVYRLTGVHATDYSDASGMLLLDVAHKRWSAEMLALCGVTEAQMPRLCESSAPVGTLREEVAAAFGLSRSVVVCAGAGDNAAAAVGTGTVGDGRCNISLGTSGTIFISSDRFGVDATNGLHAFAHADGGWHLMGCMLSAASCNKWWQDDILGATDYQSEQSRIAPDKLGRNHVYFLPYLMGERSPINDTNARGAFIGMTMDTTRADMTQAMLEGVAFAIRDSFEVAKGLGIAIPRSNICGGGSKSPLWRTIVANVLGIPLDIVATEQGPGYGAAMLAMVACGAYPSVHAASDALVQVKDTVAPDPALTALYDTRYAQFRQIYPACKALFPQLL; from the coding sequence ATGCTCTATATCGGGATCGACTTAGGCACCTCAGCCTGTAAGCTTTTGCTGGTGGACGGGCAGGGCGCGGTGCTGAACACCGTCTCAAGGGAGTATCCGCTCAGTTTTCCTAAGCCCGGCTGGAGCGAGCAGAACCCGGACGACTGGTGGCGGGCCTGTCTCGCGGGCGTGCCCCAGCTGCTGGAGGGTTTTGACGCGAAGGAAGTCAGGGGGCTCGGCGTGGGCGGCCAGATGCATGGCCTTGTGGCCCTGGGGGGGGGAGACGAGGTCCTGCGTCCGGCCATCTTGTGGAACGACGGTCGTACCGCGGATGAGGTGGAGTATCTCAACGGTACGATTGGCCGAGCCGTGCTGAGCGCGCGCACCGCCAACATCGCCTTCGCGGGGTTCACGGCGCCCAAGCTGCTCTGGATGCGCAGGCATGAGCCGGAGCTCTTCTCGCGGATAGAAAAAATCATGCTGCCCAAGGACTATTTGGTCTATCGGCTGACGGGCGTCCATGCCACCGACTACTCGGACGCCTCGGGTATGCTCCTGCTGGACGTAGCGCACAAGCGCTGGTCAGCCGAGATGCTGGCGCTATGCGGCGTTACCGAGGCGCAGATGCCGCGGCTCTGCGAGAGCAGTGCCCCGGTGGGCACGCTGCGGGAGGAGGTGGCCGCCGCTTTTGGCCTGTCCCGGAGCGTCGTGGTATGCGCCGGAGCGGGGGACAACGCTGCGGCTGCCGTGGGTACGGGCACCGTGGGCGACGGGCGCTGCAATATTTCCCTGGGCACTTCGGGCACCATCTTCATCTCGTCGGACAGGTTTGGCGTGGACGCCACCAACGGCCTGCATGCGTTTGCCCACGCGGACGGAGGCTGGCACCTGATGGGCTGCATGCTCTCGGCGGCGAGCTGCAACAAATGGTGGCAGGACGATATTCTCGGCGCGACGGACTATCAAAGCGAGCAGTCCAGAATTGCTCCCGATAAGCTGGGCCGCAACCACGTCTATTTTTTGCCCTACCTGATGGGAGAGCGCAGCCCCATCAACGATACAAACGCGCGGGGTGCGTTCATCGGCATGACCATGGACACCACCCGGGCCGACATGACGCAGGCCATGCTGGAGGGAGTCGCTTTTGCCATCCGGGACAGCTTTGAGGTGGCGAAAGGCTTGGGCATAGCGATTCCGCGCTCGAATATCTGCGGCGGCGGCTCCAAGTCCCCGCTCTGGCGCACCATTGTGGCCAACGTCCTTGGAATCCCTCTGGACATCGTGGCCACCGAGCAGGGTCCGGGTTACGGCGCTGCCATGCTGGCTATGGTCGCCTGCGGTGCGTACCCCTCCGTACACGCGGCGTCCGATGCGCTGGTGCAGGTGAAGGATACCGTTGCACCCGACCCGGCGCTGACCGCTTTATACGACACGCGGTACGCTCAGTTCAGACAGATCTACCCGGCATGTAAGGCGCTGTTCCCCCAATTGCTGTAA